In Lusitaniella coriacea LEGE 07157, a single genomic region encodes these proteins:
- a CDS encoding DUF6334 family protein translates to MEGSSLSLVDDSEKEEKMSPCEGLEDILENRASLTEVIYFEETEYQIVYGLSLNFSGKYIYISVCGEDDTIIIGDSFPEDFDLDLSLKKVLHPEPWINAYGKPLIWYWYMENNQEYQDGFQLEFSTSKDEVCICIQMIGIASRLSIRSVTEMI, encoded by the coding sequence ATGGAGGGAAGTAGCTTGAGCTTAGTCGATGATTCAGAAAAGGAAGAAAAAATGAGTCCATGTGAAGGATTAGAAGATATTCTAGAGAACAGGGCTTCCTTGACCGAAGTAATTTATTTTGAAGAGACTGAGTATCAAATAGTTTATGGTTTAAGTTTGAATTTTTCAGGAAAATACATCTACATCTCTGTCTGTGGAGAAGATGACACTATTATTATTGGCGATAGTTTTCCAGAGGACTTCGATCTAGATCTATCTCTAAAGAAGGTATTACATCCTGAGCCTTGGATAAATGCATATGGTAAACCTCTAATTTGGTATTGGTATATGGAGAACAACCAGGAGTATCAAGATGGTTTTCAGCTTGAATTTTCGACAAGCAAAGATGAAGTTTGTATCTGTATACAGATGATTGGCATAGCGTCACGATTATCAATACGCTCAGTTACAGAAATGATTTAA